In a genomic window of Nostoc sp. UHCC 0870:
- a CDS encoding Npun_F5749 family FMN-dependent PPOX-type flavoprotein, translating into MSLAPWRSAIAHALHRNRSLVYARYLQLATVKANGRPANRTVVFRGFLAESNQLKFISDRRSDKIDQIQQNPWAEACWYFPNTREQFRLAGNLTLVSSDESDPHLQAARIAMWQELSDAARLQFAWPDPGEPKAEKAAFEPPQPDRDQPVSNFCLLLLDPIQVDHLELRGEPQNRRIYDCDENQAWSTQEVNP; encoded by the coding sequence ATGTCACTAGCTCCTTGGCGAAGTGCGATCGCCCACGCCCTCCACCGCAACCGTAGCCTTGTTTACGCCCGTTATCTGCAACTAGCAACAGTCAAAGCTAACGGTCGTCCAGCTAATCGTACCGTCGTCTTTCGTGGTTTCTTGGCAGAAAGCAATCAGCTAAAATTTATTAGCGATCGCCGTAGTGATAAAATTGACCAGATACAGCAGAACCCTTGGGCAGAGGCTTGTTGGTATTTTCCTAACACGCGAGAACAATTTCGGCTTGCGGGTAACTTGACTTTGGTGAGCAGTGATGAATCTGATCCACATCTACAAGCAGCCCGGATTGCTATGTGGCAAGAATTAAGTGATGCTGCACGTTTGCAATTTGCTTGGCCTGATCCGGGTGAACCCAAAGCAGAAAAAGCCGCCTTTGAACCGCCACAACCTGATCGTGATCAACCAGTATCCAATTTTTGCCTACTTTTACTAGACCCCATACAAGTAGACCACCTAGAATTACGTGGCGAACCTCAAAACCGTCGTATTTATGACTGTGATGAAAATCAAGCATGGTCTACCCAGGAAGTTAATCCGTGA
- a CDS encoding ribbon-helix-helix protein, CopG family, whose translation MTQISLRLSQREKEHLEKYCELTERNQTEILRDMIRRLSINGVLNPLD comes from the coding sequence ATGACACAGATTAGCTTGAGGTTATCTCAAAGAGAAAAAGAGCATCTAGAAAAATATTGTGAATTGACCGAAAGAAATCAAACAGAGATATTGCGCGACATGATAAGAAGATTGTCAATCAACGGGGTATTGAACCCCCTTGATTGA
- the cysE gene encoding serine O-acetyltransferase: protein MLSTLRADFRIIFERDPAARNWLEVLFCYPGLQALMFHRFAHGLHSIALPFIPRLISHIARFLTGIEIHPGATIGQGVFIDHGMGVVIGETAIIGDYALIYQGVTLGGTGKESGKRHPTLGENVVVGAGAKVLGNILIGNNVRIGAGSVVLRDVPSDCTVVGIPGRIVYRSGVRVAPLEHSNLPDSEAEVIRALVDRIEALEDQIQTLQRQQSTAKTPVLVSYIVKDGEALQAAPVCSLRDKAIQQFFDGAGI from the coding sequence ATGCTCTCTACACTACGTGCCGATTTTCGTATTATCTTTGAACGTGACCCGGCTGCCCGTAACTGGCTGGAGGTCTTGTTTTGTTACCCCGGTTTACAAGCCCTGATGTTTCATCGCTTCGCTCACGGGCTGCACAGCATTGCTCTTCCTTTTATTCCCCGTCTCATTTCTCACATAGCTCGGTTTTTGACTGGTATTGAAATTCACCCAGGTGCAACTATCGGACAGGGTGTATTTATCGACCACGGTATGGGAGTAGTAATCGGTGAGACAGCCATCATCGGTGATTATGCCCTGATTTATCAAGGTGTCACCTTGGGAGGAACGGGTAAAGAAAGCGGCAAGCGTCACCCTACCTTGGGCGAAAATGTTGTTGTCGGCGCAGGTGCTAAAGTATTAGGCAATATTCTCATCGGTAATAATGTCCGCATTGGTGCTGGGTCTGTTGTTTTGCGAGATGTTCCTTCAGATTGCACAGTTGTAGGGATACCTGGTCGGATTGTTTATCGTTCAGGAGTCCGTGTTGCACCTCTAGAACACAGCAATTTACCAGATTCTGAAGCAGAAGTCATCCGCGCTTTGGTTGATCGCATAGAAGCACTGGAAGACCAAATACAAACTCTACAGCGTCAACAATCTACGGCTAAAACTCCTGTATTGGTAAGTTACATAGTTAAAGACGGTGAAGCATTACAAGCCGCTCCTGTATGTAGCCTCAGAGATAAAGCAATACAGCAGTTTTTTGATGGAGCAGGGATTTAA
- a CDS encoding FAD-dependent hydroxylase, whose product MVLTQLNQTSSPQPTPPELRGYDYDLVIVGGGIVGLTLASALKDSGLNILLIEAKVASLAVTKGQAYAVHMLSALIYQGIGIWDKILPQIAKYRQVRLSDADYPDVVEFATTDISQDTPELGYVAEHQALLEPLQEFVQNCPNVTYLCPAEVVSTKYQADEVVINIKIGEQVKTVKSKLLVAADGSRSPIRQAVGIKTHGWKYWQSCIVAFVKPEKSHNDTAYERFWTSGPFAILPLPGNRCRIVWTAPHAEAKALCALDDEQFLQELSRRFGQHMGKLELLGDRFVFPVQLMQSDRYVLPRLALVGDAAHNCHPVGGQGLNLGIRDAAALAQVIQAAHQAGADIGNLQILKQYERWRQKENLTILGFTDLLDRMFSNQFPPVVFVRRLGLWFLQRVPILKVFMLKLMIGLKGKTPEIAKQSN is encoded by the coding sequence ATGGTGCTAACACAGCTTAATCAAACAAGTTCCCCTCAACCGACACCGCCAGAACTGCGGGGATATGATTATGACTTGGTAATTGTCGGCGGTGGAATTGTCGGCTTAACTTTGGCTTCGGCTTTAAAAGATTCTGGCTTAAATATCCTGTTGATTGAAGCTAAAGTCGCATCACTAGCAGTCACCAAAGGGCAAGCCTACGCAGTTCATATGCTATCGGCGTTAATTTACCAAGGCATCGGCATTTGGGATAAAATACTGCCTCAAATTGCTAAATACCGCCAAGTACGGCTTTCTGATGCTGATTATCCTGATGTAGTAGAGTTCGCAACTACCGACATTAGTCAGGACACACCAGAATTAGGTTATGTAGCAGAACACCAAGCACTGTTAGAACCTTTGCAGGAGTTTGTCCAAAATTGCCCGAATGTAACTTATTTGTGTCCGGCTGAGGTAGTGAGTACAAAGTACCAGGCGGACGAGGTAGTCATAAATATTAAAATTGGTGAACAAGTAAAAACAGTTAAGAGTAAATTACTTGTAGCAGCTGATGGATCGCGATCGCCTATTCGCCAAGCAGTTGGAATTAAAACTCACGGCTGGAAGTATTGGCAGTCTTGCATTGTAGCCTTTGTTAAACCAGAAAAATCGCACAATGATACTGCCTATGAAAGATTTTGGACGAGTGGCCCCTTTGCCATTTTACCCTTACCAGGGAATCGTTGCCGGATCGTCTGGACAGCCCCCCATGCAGAAGCCAAAGCCTTGTGTGCTTTAGATGACGAGCAATTTTTACAAGAACTCAGCCGCAGGTTTGGCCAGCATATGGGCAAATTAGAATTATTAGGCGATCGCTTTGTGTTTCCAGTACAACTCATGCAAAGCGATCGTTATGTCCTACCTCGCTTGGCTTTAGTAGGTGATGCTGCACACAATTGTCATCCTGTAGGTGGACAGGGGCTAAATTTAGGCATTCGGGATGCAGCCGCCTTAGCGCAAGTCATCCAAGCAGCGCATCAAGCAGGTGCAGATATTGGTAATCTTCAGATACTCAAGCAGTATGAACGTTGGCGACAAAAGGAGAATCTGACGATTTTAGGCTTTACGGATTTGTTAGATCGGATGTTTTCTAATCAATTTCCGCCAGTAGTGTTTGTGCGTCGCTTGGGTTTATGGTTTTTGCAACGTGTACCTATACTGAAAGTCTTTATGCTCAAATTGATGATTGGGTTAAAAGGAAAGACTCCAGAAATAGCCAAACAATCAAATTAA
- the rimI gene encoding ribosomal protein S18-alanine N-acetyltransferase: MLSSNLKLKSLTSEDLSAILELDQACFGGLWTLEGYQRELDSPNSDLLGIFAPHSSKTLLGMGCFWSILEEAHITIVAVHPQYQRQGLGQALIYALLKTASDRNLELATLEVRASNEAAISLYQKFGFKTAGRRRRYYQDNGEDALILWLSDLQQPSFMEKLQHWHNMIEAQLQKSAWQLI; the protein is encoded by the coding sequence ATTTTATCTTCTAACTTAAAACTCAAATCATTGACCTCAGAGGATCTAAGTGCAATTTTAGAATTAGATCAAGCCTGTTTTGGGGGACTTTGGACACTGGAAGGCTACCAAAGAGAACTAGATAGTCCCAATAGTGATTTACTGGGAATATTCGCGCCCCACTCCAGCAAAACACTGCTGGGTATGGGGTGCTTCTGGTCGATTTTAGAGGAAGCCCACATTACAATTGTGGCAGTTCATCCCCAATATCAACGTCAGGGTTTGGGGCAGGCTTTAATTTATGCTTTGCTGAAAACAGCTAGCGATCGCAATTTAGAACTAGCTACTCTGGAAGTCCGAGCTTCTAACGAAGCAGCAATCTCTTTATACCAAAAATTTGGGTTCAAAACAGCAGGGCGGCGACGGCGTTATTACCAAGACAACGGTGAAGATGCCTTGATTCTTTGGCTTTCGGATTTACAACAGCCCTCATTTATGGAAAAATTGCAGCACTGGCACAATATGATTGAGGCTCAGTTGCAAAAATCGGCTTGGCAGTTAATTTGA
- the lysA gene encoding diaminopimelate decarboxylase translates to MVSTHPAGVQYAGTQYLPQSQSINTNTSPNQELLPLTATVNSDGCLEIGGCDVTTLVQQFGSPLYILDEETLRTACQQYRDSFQKYYQGESQVLYASKAWNCLAVDAIIASEGLGIDVVSGGELYTALTAGISPEKIYLHGNNKSREELTFAIESGVTIVADNWYELHTLVEMLHAMSIPPIRLMLRLTPGIECHTHEYIRTGHLDSKFGFDPNDLNQVFEFVSQQPNLNCVGLHAHIGSQIFERQPHQDLAAVMVQWLRDAGKYGLNITELNVGGGLGIKYVESDDPPSIDEWVKAICEVVQAACAVENLPLPKLLSEPGRSLIAPACVTAYTIGSSKTIPEIRTYVAIDGGMSDNPRPITYQSVYRAVVANKLSAPITETVTIAGKHCESGDILIKNAQLPKTQPGDILLVMGTGAYNYSMASNYNRLPRPAAVVVTNGEANLILQRETYQDLIRQDCLPERLKC, encoded by the coding sequence ATGGTATCGACTCACCCTGCTGGGGTTCAATATGCTGGAACGCAGTATTTACCTCAAAGCCAGAGCATAAATACAAATACTTCGCCCAACCAAGAACTGTTACCTCTAACTGCCACAGTTAATAGTGATGGTTGCTTGGAAATCGGTGGGTGTGATGTCACAACCCTAGTTCAGCAGTTTGGCTCACCTTTGTATATTTTAGATGAGGAAACCCTCAGAACAGCCTGTCAACAATATCGAGATAGCTTTCAAAAATATTATCAAGGCGAATCTCAGGTACTATATGCTTCCAAAGCCTGGAATTGTCTGGCTGTTGATGCGATTATCGCCTCGGAAGGGTTAGGAATTGATGTCGTTTCTGGTGGTGAACTTTATACAGCTCTAACTGCTGGGATTAGTCCTGAAAAAATTTACCTCCACGGTAATAATAAATCCCGTGAAGAACTGACTTTTGCTATTGAGTCTGGTGTGACAATTGTTGCCGATAACTGGTATGAATTACATACCTTGGTGGAGATGTTGCACGCAATGTCTATACCACCAATCCGGCTCATGTTGCGGCTGACACCAGGGATTGAATGTCATACCCACGAATACATCCGTACAGGACACCTAGATAGTAAGTTCGGTTTTGATCCCAACGATTTAAATCAGGTGTTTGAGTTCGTTAGCCAACAACCAAATTTAAACTGTGTAGGCTTACACGCTCATATTGGTTCGCAAATTTTTGAGCGTCAACCCCATCAAGATTTAGCGGCTGTAATGGTGCAGTGGTTAAGAGATGCGGGTAAATACGGTTTAAATATCACCGAATTAAATGTTGGTGGCGGTTTGGGCATTAAATACGTAGAATCAGATGATCCACCAAGCATTGACGAGTGGGTAAAGGCAATTTGTGAAGTTGTGCAAGCAGCTTGTGCAGTCGAAAATCTCCCTTTACCAAAGTTACTCTCAGAACCAGGGCGATCGCTTATTGCTCCAGCCTGTGTGACTGCCTACACCATCGGTTCATCTAAAACAATACCGGAAATTCGTACCTACGTCGCCATAGATGGAGGTATGTCTGATAATCCCCGTCCTATTACCTACCAGTCAGTTTATCGCGCAGTCGTTGCCAACAAATTGTCTGCGCCTATCACAGAAACAGTCACAATCGCTGGTAAACATTGTGAATCAGGGGATATTTTAATCAAAAATGCCCAACTGCCAAAAACTCAACCTGGGGATATTCTCCTAGTTATGGGAACTGGTGCGTACAATTACAGTATGGCATCCAACTATAACCGTTTACCCAGACCGGCAGCAGTTGTAGTCACAAATGGCGAAGCAAACTTAATTTTGCAACGGGAAACTTATCAAGATTTAATTCGACAAGATTGCTTACCGGAAAGATTGAAGTGTTAG
- the cdaA gene encoding diadenylate cyclase CdaA, with protein MRDWWKQWLANLGWSQSLLLGTLDIVLVLALTYVILVIISERRTLWMVRGFIVLMLASALSGRFGLPLLNFVLEKLVIGCAVAMAVALQSEFRRFLEQLGRGEFRQLFQPSNLTIPKSDSVIDEIVEAVKELSKNRIGALLILETTGPIDERDFSVPGVKLNADVSKELIHTIFQPKTLLHDGATLIRGSRIVSSGIILPLSGRTASRQLGTRHRAAMGITERVENCICVVVSEETGSISLAERGTLNRPLTIRKLKESLEARLSPTVDREAVAPGLLSLGLQIGNKALKLASRLLGLPSTASQDKK; from the coding sequence ATGAGAGATTGGTGGAAGCAATGGCTGGCAAACCTAGGATGGTCTCAGTCCTTGCTGCTGGGGACTCTGGATATTGTATTGGTGCTGGCGTTGACTTACGTGATACTAGTTATTATTAGTGAGCGTCGCACACTGTGGATGGTGCGGGGTTTCATTGTTTTAATGCTAGCCTCAGCACTAAGCGGCAGGTTTGGTCTACCACTCTTAAATTTTGTTCTAGAAAAGTTAGTGATTGGCTGTGCTGTAGCAATGGCAGTTGCTCTTCAGTCAGAATTTCGCCGATTTTTAGAACAATTGGGACGAGGTGAATTCCGGCAATTGTTTCAACCATCTAATCTGACCATTCCTAAGTCTGATAGTGTAATAGATGAAATTGTGGAAGCGGTTAAAGAACTCTCTAAAAACCGAATTGGAGCTTTACTAATTTTGGAAACAACTGGCCCCATTGACGAACGGGATTTTTCTGTACCTGGTGTCAAGCTCAATGCGGATGTTTCTAAGGAACTGATACACACAATTTTTCAGCCGAAGACCCTGTTGCACGATGGCGCAACATTAATCCGTGGTTCACGGATTGTATCTTCGGGTATAATATTACCGCTTTCGGGACGCACAGCCTCGCGCCAATTGGGTACACGCCACCGGGCGGCGATGGGAATTACTGAGCGCGTCGAAAATTGTATTTGTGTCGTTGTATCAGAAGAAACTGGTTCTATTTCCCTAGCGGAAAGGGGAACTCTAAATAGGCCATTGACAATTAGGAAGCTCAAAGAGTCTTTAGAGGCTCGATTGTCCCCAACTGTAGATCGGGAAGCGGTAGCTCCCGGTTTGTTAAGCTTGGGTCTTCAGATTGGTAATAAGGCACTAAAACTAGCTTCACGTTTACTTGGATTACCCTCGACCGCTTCTCAAGACAAAAAATGA
- a CDS encoding isoprenyl transferase: MTIQQTELQELPLDLKRELLPKHVAVIMDGNGRWAKRQGLPRIMGHKRGVDALKDLLRCCKDWGIQALTAYAFSTENWKRPQEEVDFLMTLFQRVLRQELREMVEENVQIQFVGNLAALPRSLQAEISRSMEETKHNRAIRFSVATNYGGRQEILQACRAIAQKVQQGLLQPDEISEEVFERHLYTAGISDPDLLIRTSGEMRLSNFLLWQMAYGEIYITDALWPDFDRTEFHRALCAYQQRERRFGKV, translated from the coding sequence ATGACAATACAACAAACTGAACTGCAAGAATTGCCCCTGGACTTGAAACGAGAACTACTGCCCAAACACGTTGCAGTAATTATGGATGGCAATGGTCGATGGGCTAAACGTCAAGGTCTACCGCGAATTATGGGTCATAAGCGCGGAGTTGATGCCCTCAAGGATTTACTACGTTGTTGTAAAGATTGGGGGATTCAGGCACTAACAGCTTATGCCTTTTCCACAGAAAACTGGAAAAGACCCCAAGAAGAAGTAGATTTCTTGATGACGCTGTTTCAGAGAGTGTTACGTCAAGAGTTGCGAGAAATGGTTGAAGAAAACGTCCAGATTCAGTTTGTAGGCAATTTAGCAGCCTTACCGCGATCGCTACAAGCGGAAATTTCCCGTTCAATGGAAGAAACCAAGCATAATCGCGCTATCCGGTTTTCTGTGGCGACCAATTACGGCGGAAGACAGGAGATTTTACAAGCCTGTCGGGCGATCGCCCAGAAAGTCCAGCAAGGTCTCCTCCAGCCCGATGAAATCTCTGAAGAAGTATTTGAACGCCACCTATACACAGCCGGAATTTCCGACCCAGATTTGCTAATCCGCACTAGTGGAGAAATGCGCCTCTCCAATTTCCTCCTCTGGCAAATGGCCTATGGAGAAATTTACATTACTGATGCCCTCTGGCCAGATTTTGACCGCACTGAATTTCACCGCGCCTTGTGTGCTTATCAGCAAAGGGAGCGAAGATTTGGTAAGGTTTAG
- a CDS encoding DUF3143 domain-containing protein, whose translation MSILPSDTPLYSHPLPQIEQWLKEQGCQQDDTQLHCWRIQRPSWQAELWLDIEQIIVRYIQAGENGQDIQRAFKYSLSREDIEQAVFSGP comes from the coding sequence ATGTCTATACTTCCCTCAGATACGCCTTTATACAGTCATCCTCTGCCACAAATTGAGCAGTGGTTAAAAGAGCAAGGCTGTCAACAAGATGATACACAACTACATTGCTGGCGCATACAACGACCTAGTTGGCAAGCTGAACTCTGGCTGGATATCGAGCAAATTATCGTGCGATATATTCAAGCTGGGGAAAATGGACAAGATATCCAACGCGCGTTCAAATACTCCCTGAGTCGAGAAGATATCGAACAAGCCGTGTTTTCTGGCCCTTAG
- a CDS encoding J domain-containing protein: MPQSNKPSYYSMLGLHPSASVIDIRRAYRELSKRYHPDSTELPPAVATPKFQQINEAYATLSNPERRLNYDIKIGYSRFGVIQAPPDLHHPVSSAYDYSKSAYLDASDRPLSSGEIFALFILAVTLVGCLLLAVTIGLTRGDQALQTQIPQPTVTLQQPISSLGNGDWGTRGPLWG, from the coding sequence ATGCCGCAAAGCAATAAACCCAGCTATTACTCTATGCTAGGGCTGCATCCCTCAGCATCAGTTATCGATATTCGTCGCGCTTATCGGGAACTGAGTAAACGCTATCATCCCGATAGCACAGAATTACCTCCTGCTGTCGCTACCCCAAAATTTCAGCAAATTAACGAAGCCTACGCCACCCTGAGTAATCCCGAAAGGCGTTTAAATTATGACATCAAGATAGGTTATTCTCGGTTTGGGGTGATTCAAGCACCGCCTGATTTGCATCATCCTGTCTCTTCTGCTTATGATTACTCAAAATCAGCTTACTTAGATGCCAGCGATCGCCCCCTTTCATCTGGCGAAATTTTTGCTTTATTTATTTTAGCTGTGACTTTGGTAGGTTGTTTACTGCTAGCAGTCACTATTGGCCTAACTCGTGGTGATCAAGCTTTACAAACCCAGATACCACAACCCACAGTTACACTACAACAACCGATTTCTTCTCTGGGGAATGGGGACTGGGGAACTCGGGGCCCCCTCTGGGGATAA
- a CDS encoding Rpn family recombination-promoting nuclease/putative transposase — protein MTKSADVSTKKLISLAPDNWVRWVTQMPDIVAGEILNSEFQWISRESDILVRVTSSEHGEFLVLNELQLRYQRQMPRRMRAYAALAEEKYNLPTYPVLINILKTSNEEIPTSFTSNLAGLRAIQDYRVINLWEVDVNIALKQPLPCLLPFVPILKGGEDESLIREALQILRADEQLNQLETVLAFFATFVLESSLVQEIMRWDMTVLRESPWYQEILREGEARGEARGEARGEARGEARGERRGIISSIEINLEAKFGEDGLQLLPQINQVSDVAQLKEILRHVITAITIEELRQLL, from the coding sequence ATGACTAAATCCGCAGATGTCAGCACCAAAAAATTAATCAGCCTTGCACCCGACAATTGGGTAAGATGGGTAACTCAAATGCCTGATATCGTTGCGGGAGAAATTCTCAATTCCGAATTTCAGTGGATTAGCCGAGAGAGTGATATTTTAGTCCGTGTCACCAGTTCTGAACACGGTGAATTTCTGGTTCTCAACGAATTGCAATTACGCTACCAACGCCAAATGCCACGCCGAATGCGTGCTTATGCAGCATTGGCGGAAGAAAAATATAATTTACCTACTTACCCGGTTTTAATCAATATTCTCAAAACGAGTAACGAAGAAATACCTACAAGCTTTACATCAAATCTGGCAGGGTTGCGAGCAATCCAAGATTATCGGGTGATTAACCTTTGGGAAGTTGATGTGAATATTGCCTTGAAACAACCCTTACCATGCTTATTGCCATTTGTTCCCATTCTCAAAGGTGGTGAGGATGAGTCTCTCATTCGAGAAGCATTGCAAATTCTCCGTGCAGATGAACAGTTAAACCAATTAGAAACAGTCTTAGCTTTTTTTGCTACGTTTGTTTTAGAGAGTTCCTTAGTTCAAGAAATTATGAGGTGGGATATGACTGTATTACGTGAATCACCCTGGTATCAAGAAATTTTGCGTGAAGGTGAAGCACGAGGTGAAGCACGTGGGGAAGCACGAGGCGAAGCACGCGGTGAAGCACGCGGTGAACGGCGTGGAATAATATCTAGTATCGAAATTAATTTAGAGGCGAAATTTGGCGAGGATGGCTTGCAATTGCTGCCACAAATCAATCAAGTTAGTGACGTAGCACAATTGAAAGAAATTTTACGCCATGTTATTACAGCAATCACAATTGAGGAATTACGTCAACTGCTGTAG
- a CDS encoding DnaJ C-terminal domain-containing protein: MQNLQNFRDYYEILGVDKDATNEDIKKNYRRLARQYHPDLNPGNKAAEDKFKDIGEAYEVLSDTAKRAQYDQFSRYWKQKGFSKQTPKPKAWERTAERSPNQNVDPSQFANFEDFINQVVGVGVRQDTRNGASSSTNTDPFRTPKSKVQYTVPKNPPRPTRRDIEARLTLPLEKAYQGGTERIRLEDGRSLEVNMPPGMVTGQSVRLRNQGIGGGDLYLKITVEPHPLFKVEGSNISCQVPVTPTEAVLGGQVEAPTLDGPVKMTIPPGVRSGQRFRLANKGYPTEDGKRGDQLVEIQIVTPKNISQEERELYEKLRQIETFKPRADLLG; encoded by the coding sequence ATGCAGAATTTGCAGAATTTTCGAGATTACTACGAAATTTTAGGGGTAGATAAAGATGCTACCAATGAGGACATTAAAAAGAATTATCGGCGGTTAGCTAGACAATATCACCCTGATCTCAACCCAGGCAACAAAGCAGCAGAAGACAAATTTAAAGATATTGGGGAAGCTTACGAAGTTCTTTCCGACACCGCTAAACGAGCGCAGTACGACCAATTTAGCCGCTACTGGAAGCAAAAAGGCTTTAGCAAACAAACACCAAAACCTAAAGCTTGGGAACGGACAGCAGAACGCAGTCCCAATCAAAATGTAGATCCTAGCCAGTTTGCTAATTTTGAGGACTTTATTAATCAAGTTGTGGGTGTTGGTGTTCGCCAAGACACTAGAAATGGGGCAAGTAGCAGCACTAATACTGATCCCTTCCGTACCCCAAAAAGTAAAGTTCAATACACAGTTCCTAAAAACCCACCGCGTCCCACTCGTCGGGATATCGAAGCTAGGTTAACCCTACCATTAGAAAAAGCGTATCAAGGTGGAACAGAACGCATTAGACTAGAAGACGGGCGATCGCTAGAAGTTAATATGCCCCCCGGTATGGTGACAGGGCAAAGTGTCCGCCTGCGAAATCAAGGCATCGGTGGCGGCGACCTCTACTTAAAAATTACCGTCGAGCCTCATCCATTATTTAAAGTTGAAGGTTCTAACATATCTTGCCAAGTGCCAGTAACTCCCACTGAAGCAGTCTTAGGTGGACAGGTAGAAGCACCCACTCTAGATGGCCCTGTGAAAATGACCATCCCTCCAGGCGTCAGGTCTGGTCAAAGATTCCGCTTGGCTAATAAAGGTTATCCCACCGAAGATGGTAAACGTGGTGATCAATTGGTCGAAATCCAAATAGTTACCCCGAAAAACATTAGCCAGGAAGAACGAGAACTATACGAAAAGCTACGGCAAATTGAAACCTTTAAACCCCGCGCTGATTTATTAGGTTAA